The Thermodesulfobacteriota bacterium genome has a segment encoding these proteins:
- the secF gene encoding protein translocase subunit SecF, with protein sequence MDIWGDTNIDFLGKRRVALVVSSVLVLVGLVAALAIPLGKANLGTDFAGGVAVQFRFEKPFAMEKVRGLLSDGGFGDADLQEFAGTNKLLVRVKREAGGEKGELQAITASVGKVFSSEMPDNPYTIDLTTEVGPTVGKRLQKDALWAITIALFGILLYVAWRFEFRFGVAAVTATFHDVVAVLGILFLIDKEINLLIVTGLLTIAGYSLTDTVVVFDRIRENLRKRSRDTLVPLINKSINEVLRRTIVTSGTTLLVLLALFTRGGEVIHDFSLTLMLGVIVGTYSSIFVASPVLLLWKGKKGKLITRSE encoded by the coding sequence ATGGATATCTGGGGAGATACTAATATAGACTTTCTAGGCAAGAGGCGGGTGGCGCTGGTCGTCTCCAGCGTGCTCGTGCTCGTGGGGCTGGTGGCCGCCCTGGCCATACCGCTCGGCAAGGCCAACCTGGGCACGGACTTCGCCGGAGGCGTGGCCGTGCAGTTCAGGTTCGAAAAGCCGTTCGCGATGGAAAAGGTAAGGGGGCTCCTTTCCGACGGCGGGTTCGGCGACGCGGACCTCCAGGAGTTCGCGGGAACGAACAAGCTGCTCGTGAGGGTCAAGAGGGAGGCGGGAGGGGAGAAGGGGGAGCTGCAGGCCATTACCGCTTCGGTGGGCAAGGTATTCTCAAGCGAGATGCCGGATAACCCCTACACGATAGACCTGACCACCGAGGTGGGCCCCACCGTGGGCAAGCGCCTTCAGAAGGACGCGCTCTGGGCCATCACTATAGCGCTCTTCGGCATACTCCTATACGTCGCCTGGAGGTTCGAGTTCCGCTTCGGCGTGGCCGCGGTTACGGCCACCTTCCACGACGTGGTCGCGGTCCTTGGCATACTCTTCCTCATCGATAAGGAGATCAACCTCCTTATCGTAACCGGGCTCCTTACCATCGCCGGGTACTCGCTTACCGACACGGTGGTAGTCTTCGACAGGATACGGGAGAACCTCCGGAAGAGGAGCAGGGATACGCTCGTCCCGCTCATCAATAAGAGCATAAACGAGGTGCTGAGGAGGACCATCGTCACCTCGGGCACCACGCTGCTCGTCCTGCTGGCGCTCTTCACCCGCGGCGGCGAGGTCATACACGACTTCTCGCTGACGCTCATGCTCGGCGTAATTGTCGGCACGTACTCCTCCATATTCGTAGCGAGTCCGGTCCTGTTGCTCTGGAAGGGCAAGAAGGGCAAGCTCATAACGCGAAGCGAGTAG